A DNA window from Leptidea sinapis chromosome 39, ilLepSina1.1, whole genome shotgun sequence contains the following coding sequences:
- the LOC126976007 gene encoding TELO2-interacting protein 1 homolog: MSMLPSESPWRQFRNLDDKACVDRMRDICALLGAGDTAHLIVDALLDIFYEKRDSEPLCIMNWMAAAPNSDRAISRRLISTYIEEKVWYLPVELRVDTPATVDETCDVTVYNPRAWTKDNVPGLFEGATEVRYTDISYQTPRVRESNPHACRTPAQARQNMILMCLLTEGVGMMARRLGEEFQPYLMRTLCLVLERVGSRYELLHLAGLKALDDISASGGHGSIAELIAKNADYITNQITRRIKKAWNTKSALEILSVVIDFSDAAILDYLYAIIGDLLSQCCELHAQNYLYTYLQVFDVFVLRLGRWFPQTEIQTEAQSNIDILSDLMQYIKNEEEIERLLKEEEGKTAEEMYTEDVAKKDVATDGDETVTKDAPPLPWHVEAAKSIIQRCVHFIHSEKRDVAVFSMQVVGDALPLLEGHDDELLPLVHQLWSPLVERLMADDHVVKRHAIELLVTMAHHAKDFLRARATKDVLQPLYKILARLSNESRRKDKGSSYRWSPDFSLQMTAMTHLPALVEDLALNDIGVESAMCCAHEYLSKDQPRPLQELAVVFFQRMLVYRRGACWLFLRRLCQNELEAVPPARAPLSLATVICVPHQAPVEFDSNVKAIFGIKS; the protein is encoded by the exons ATGTCGATGCTACCATCGGAGTCCCCTTGGCGTCAGTTCCGGAACCTCGACGACAAAGCCTGCGTGGACCGCATGCGCGACATATGCGCTCTGCTGGGTGCGGGGGACACGGCGCATCTCATCGTGGACGCGCTACTCGACATCTTCTACGAAAAGCGGGACAGCGAGCCGCTGTGCATCATGAACTGGATGGCTGCAG CGCCAAATTCTGATCGCGCCATATCTCGGCGTTTGATAAGCACGTACATCGAGGAGAAGGTGTGGTACCTGCCCGTAGAACTGAGAGTCGACACGCCCGCTACGGTCGACGAGACGTGTGACGTCACGGTGTACAACCCTCGCGCCTGGACTAAGGACAATGTTCCAG GTTTGTTTGAAGGTGCCACAGAAGTCCGTTATACTGACATCAGCTACCAAACTCCGCGTGTCCGCGAATCCAACCCGCATGCTTGCCGTACACCAGCGCAGGCCCGGCAAAACATGATCCTCATGTGTCTACTCACTGAGGGTGTGGGAATGATGGCCCGGAGACTGGGGGAGGAGTTCCAACCGTACCTCATGAGGACACTGTGTCTCGTATTAGAGAGGGTAG GAAGCCGATACGAATTACTTCACCTGGCTGGATTAAAGGCCCTGGACGATATATCTGCTTCAGGCGGTCATGGATCAATCGCGGAGCTGATCGCGAAAAACGCTGACTACATCACCAACCAGATCACCAGGCGAATTAAGAAG GCTTGGAATACGAAGTCAGCTCTGGAGATCCTGTCCGTGGTGATTGATTTCAGCGACGCTGCTATACTGGACTATCTGTATGCGATCATTGGCGAT CTATTGAGTCAGTGCTGTGAGTTACACGCCCAGAACTACCTATACACGTACCTGCAAGTGTTTGACGTCTTCGTGCTCCGACTGGGTCGGTGGTTCCCACAGACGGAGATACAAACAGAAGCACAATCCAACATTGATATACTCAGTGACTTGATGCAGTATATCAAGAACGAGGAAGAAATTGAGAGGCTGTTGAAGGAAGAGGAAGGCAAGACTGCGGAGGAGATGTATACAGAAGATGTGGCGAAGAAAGACGTTGCTACGGATGGCGATGAAACAGTCACAA agGACGCCCCTCCCCTCCCGTGGCACGTAGAAGCGGCTAAATCGATAATCCAGCGGTGCGTGCACTTCATACACAGCGAGAAGCGGGACGTGGCCGTGTTTAGCATGCAGGTGGTGGGAGATGCACTGCCCCTCCTGGAAGGTCACGACGACGAGCTGCTGCCGCTGGTGCACCAGCTCTGGTCGCCGCTGGTGGAGCGGCTCATGGCTGACGACCACGTCGTGAAGCGGCACGCCATAGAGCTGCTCGTCACCATGGCACATCACGCCAAAGACTTTCTGAGAGCGAGGGCGACCAA GGATGTTTTGCAGCCCCTGTATAAAATCTTGGCCCGTCTCTCCAATGAAAGTCGACGGAAGGACAAGGGCTCCTCGTACAGGTGGTCACCGGACTTCTCGCTACAG ATGACTGCGATGACTCACCTACCCGCGCTGGTGGAGGACTTGGCTCTGAACGACATCGGCGTGGAAAGCGCCATGTGTTGCGCACACGAGTACTTGTCCAAGGATCAACCCCGACCGCTGCAG GAGCTGGCGGTTGTGTTCTTCCAACGGATGTTGGTATACCGTCGCGGCGCCTGCTGGTTGTTTCTGCGGCGACTCTGTCAGAACGAGTTGGAGGCGGTGCCCCCCGCCCGGGCCCCTCTCTCACTCGCGACTGTTATATGCGTGCCGCACCAGGCGCCCGTCGAATTCGACAGCAATGTTAAAGCCATATTCGGTATTAAAAGTTAA